In a single window of the Acipenser ruthenus chromosome 20, fAciRut3.2 maternal haplotype, whole genome shotgun sequence genome:
- the LOC117425040 gene encoding filamin-binding LIM protein 1-like isoform X1, which produces MAAMMSTEQPQKRMVSTVFITLASPHRPPPRAAPHSANTTDTQIRPNQIQSKPSSSSSSTEPRTSWTEAPLSPTRTENQPASSQTQPLRASLLNQAKPPPNQITPATNGITQAVPPSASRAAPPTSANRLYQPKSPQGTTKLLPGSDSLSSTDFFPPPPPVEELSSPARLEAVFPSFSNQGLQTLPGRPANSSGQRSVPMTGALRQDRAPPAGNRQAAQDELWDTLAVQQPSKPEEPVQKSTDICGFCHKAISPTVQAIEAMKEMYHASCFTCRKCCHPLAGELYYNKEGVPICDPCYKATLERCERCDQVITDRVTRAMETVFHPECFTCAVCRRPIGDERFVVDDTNEVYCIPDYYRKYASTCSVCKDLIVPGKDGKDTFTVECLGRTFHEGCYRCENCRVLLSPEPNDQGCHPLDDRILCKSCNLKQRAS; this is translated from the exons ATGGCAGCCATGATGTCAACCGAACAGCCCCAGAAGAGAATGGTCTCCACTGTCTTCATCACCCTTGCCTCTCCACACCGGCCTCCGCCCAGGGCAGCACCGCATAGCGCCAACACGACCGACACGCAGATCAGACCCAATCAAATCCAGTCAAagcccagctccagctccagctccactgAGCCAAGAACCAGTTGGACTGAAGCACCGCTCAGCCCCACCAGGACTGAAAACCAGCCTGCCTCCAGCCAGACACAGCCACTCCGTGCCAGCCTGCTCAACCAGGCCAAGCCACCACCCAATCAGATAACTCCAGCCACCAACGGGATCACCCAGGCAGTGCCTCCTAGTGCCAGCAGGGCGGCGCCACCTACCAGTGCAAACAGGCTCTATCAGCCCAAATCACCACAGGGGACAACCAAGCTGCTACCAGGGTCTGACAGCCTTTCTAGCACAG ATTTCTTCCCACCTCCCCCTCCCGTGGAGGAGCTGTCTTCCCCTGCCCGGCTCGAGGCTGTGTTCCCCTCCTTCAGTAACCAGGGACTCCAGACACTGCCGGGACGTCCTGCCAACTCTTCCGGG CAGCGGTCTGTCCCCATGACTGGGGCTCTGAGACAGGATAGGGCTCCCCCTGCTGGAAACAGACAGGCAGCGCAGGATGAGCTCTGGGATACTCTGGCAGTGCAACAACCCAGCAAACCAGAGGAGCCTGTTCAGAAATCAACAG ATATATGTGGATTTTGCCACAAGGCAATCTCTCCGACTGTCCAAGCCATAGAGGCAATGAAAGAGATGTATCACGCATCCTGCTTCACCTGCAGGAAGTGCTGCCACCCGCTGGCAGGAGAGCTTTACTACAACAAGGAGGGCGTACCAATATGTGATCCATGCTATAAG GCCACTCTGGAGCGATGTGAGCGATGCGATCAGGTGATCACGGATCGTGTGACTCGCGCCATGGAGACCGTCTTCCACCCTGAATGCTTCACCTGTGCGGTGTGCCGGCGACCAATAGGAGACGAGAGATTCGTTGTGGATGACACCAACGAAGTGTACTGCATTCCGGACTATTACAG GAAGTACGCGTCTACGTGCAGCGTCTGCAAGGACCTCATCGTCCCCGGGAAAGACGGCAAGGACACGTTCACTGTGGAGTGTCTCGGGCGCACGTTTCACGAGGGCTGCTATCGCTGCGAG AACTGTAGAGTCCTGCTGTCCCCCGAGCCCAATGACCAAGGCTGCCACCCGCTGGACGATCGTATTCTCTGCAAGTCCTGTAACCTCAAACAGAGAGCCAGCTAA
- the LOC117425040 gene encoding filamin-binding LIM protein 1-like isoform X2, whose amino-acid sequence MAAMMSTEQPQKRMVSTVFITLASPHRPPPRAAPHSANTTDTQIRPNQIQSKPSSSSSSTEPRTSWTEAPLSPTRTENQPASSQTQPLRASLLNQAKPPPNQITPATNGITQAVPPSASRAAPPTSANRLYQPKSPQGTTKLLPGSDSLSSTDFFPPPPPVEELSSPARLEAVFPSFSNQGLQTLPGRPANSSGRSVPMTGALRQDRAPPAGNRQAAQDELWDTLAVQQPSKPEEPVQKSTDICGFCHKAISPTVQAIEAMKEMYHASCFTCRKCCHPLAGELYYNKEGVPICDPCYKATLERCERCDQVITDRVTRAMETVFHPECFTCAVCRRPIGDERFVVDDTNEVYCIPDYYRKYASTCSVCKDLIVPGKDGKDTFTVECLGRTFHEGCYRCENCRVLLSPEPNDQGCHPLDDRILCKSCNLKQRAS is encoded by the exons ATGGCAGCCATGATGTCAACCGAACAGCCCCAGAAGAGAATGGTCTCCACTGTCTTCATCACCCTTGCCTCTCCACACCGGCCTCCGCCCAGGGCAGCACCGCATAGCGCCAACACGACCGACACGCAGATCAGACCCAATCAAATCCAGTCAAagcccagctccagctccagctccactgAGCCAAGAACCAGTTGGACTGAAGCACCGCTCAGCCCCACCAGGACTGAAAACCAGCCTGCCTCCAGCCAGACACAGCCACTCCGTGCCAGCCTGCTCAACCAGGCCAAGCCACCACCCAATCAGATAACTCCAGCCACCAACGGGATCACCCAGGCAGTGCCTCCTAGTGCCAGCAGGGCGGCGCCACCTACCAGTGCAAACAGGCTCTATCAGCCCAAATCACCACAGGGGACAACCAAGCTGCTACCAGGGTCTGACAGCCTTTCTAGCACAG ATTTCTTCCCACCTCCCCCTCCCGTGGAGGAGCTGTCTTCCCCTGCCCGGCTCGAGGCTGTGTTCCCCTCCTTCAGTAACCAGGGACTCCAGACACTGCCGGGACGTCCTGCCAACTCTTCCGGG CGGTCTGTCCCCATGACTGGGGCTCTGAGACAGGATAGGGCTCCCCCTGCTGGAAACAGACAGGCAGCGCAGGATGAGCTCTGGGATACTCTGGCAGTGCAACAACCCAGCAAACCAGAGGAGCCTGTTCAGAAATCAACAG ATATATGTGGATTTTGCCACAAGGCAATCTCTCCGACTGTCCAAGCCATAGAGGCAATGAAAGAGATGTATCACGCATCCTGCTTCACCTGCAGGAAGTGCTGCCACCCGCTGGCAGGAGAGCTTTACTACAACAAGGAGGGCGTACCAATATGTGATCCATGCTATAAG GCCACTCTGGAGCGATGTGAGCGATGCGATCAGGTGATCACGGATCGTGTGACTCGCGCCATGGAGACCGTCTTCCACCCTGAATGCTTCACCTGTGCGGTGTGCCGGCGACCAATAGGAGACGAGAGATTCGTTGTGGATGACACCAACGAAGTGTACTGCATTCCGGACTATTACAG GAAGTACGCGTCTACGTGCAGCGTCTGCAAGGACCTCATCGTCCCCGGGAAAGACGGCAAGGACACGTTCACTGTGGAGTGTCTCGGGCGCACGTTTCACGAGGGCTGCTATCGCTGCGAG AACTGTAGAGTCCTGCTGTCCCCCGAGCCCAATGACCAAGGCTGCCACCCGCTGGACGATCGTATTCTCTGCAAGTCCTGTAACCTCAAACAGAGAGCCAGCTAA
- the LOC117432027 gene encoding LOW QUALITY PROTEIN: transmembrane protein 82-like (The sequence of the model RefSeq protein was modified relative to this genomic sequence to represent the inferred CDS: substituted 1 base at 1 genomic stop codon), producing MLSFIRSWLPGLPSFQWSILSTNPIDSVLQGMTGACGISVLCNLMRVYLFIKCLSDPERLSAQRDRLRSSRFFTEILHLCVLSSILSVVGARVGALVVLEFSLRAVSTMLSTRKGSQNSQLFLLCQYSLGCALTSSLSFLQEGAPHRTLSLLLGAGLAGLLTWHTQALVRHVGTMYELHSKQRYCGVCITLLTCWHDIPALLTTALKITFAVAGMAAVYLINKDFLSTSEAMRFWTPLTICYTLLVIYMQEEQQXNPSEEMALQTVFVRMGGLLILMLTVGKWLDVLHILVSLLGEVWCLLRARAMLEVCRSQDCSDSEGVYRRGAERWSPNTGSPRGHSPTIEASSQ from the exons ATGTTATCTTTCATTCGGTCTTGGCTCCCGGGCTTGCCCAGTTTCCAATGGAGTATTCTCAGTACCAACCCCATCGACAGCGTACTGCAAG GTATGACCGGAGCCTGCGGTATCTCAGTCCTGTGTAATTTAATGAGAGTTTACCTGTTCATAAAGTGCTTGAG TGACCCTGAGCGGCTCAGCGCACAGAGGGACCGGCTTCGCTCCTCTCGCTTCTTCACAGAGATCCTGCACCTCTGCGTTCTGTCAAGCATCCTGTCTGTGGTGGGGGCGCGGGTGGGGGCTCTGGTGGTCCTGGAGTTCTCTCTCAGGGCTGTGTCTACGATGCTGTCCACTAGGAAG GGCAGTCAGAACAGCCAGTTGTTCCTGCTCTGTCAGTACTCCCTGGGCTGTGCGCTGACCAGCAGTCTGAGCTTCCTCCAGGAGGGGGCGCCCCACCGCACGCTCAGCCTGCTCCTCGGCGCCGGGCTGGCAGGGCTGCTCACGTGGCACACCCAGGCTCTGGTGCGGCATGTGGGCACCATGTACGAGCTGCACAGCAAACAGCGCTACTGTGGGGTCTGCATCACCCTGCTCACCTGCTGGCACGACATCCCTGCCCTCCTCACCACCGCGCTCAAGATCACCTTCGCTGTGGCTGGCATGGCCGCTGTCTACCTCATCAACAAGGACTTCCTGTCCACCTCCGAGGCTATGCGCTTCTGGACCCCACTGACCATCTGCTACACGCTGCTGGTCATCTACATGCAAG AGGAGCAGCAGTAGAACCCCAGCGAGGAGATGGCCCTCCAGACGGTGTTTGTGCGCATGGGCGGCCTGCTCATCCTCATGCTGACTGTGGGGAAGTGGCTGGATGTGCTGCACATCCTGGTGTCTCTGCTGGGGGAGGTGTGGTGTCTGCTGCGGGCCAGGGCCATGCTGGAGGTGTGCCGGAGCCAG GACTGCTCTGATTCTGAGGGGGTCTACAGGAGAGGGGCTGAACGATGGAGTCCAAACACAGGGTCACCCAGAGGTCATTCCCCCACCATTGAGGCCAGCAGCCAATAG